Proteins encoded together in one Panthera leo isolate Ple1 chromosome Y unlocalized genomic scaffold, P.leo_Ple1_pat1.1 chrY_random_Un_scaffold_82, whole genome shotgun sequence window:
- the LOC122212867 gene encoding uncharacterized protein LOC122212867, translating into MRRRRNKEVEVVGLGGEKEDEGEKDVKTASNRQARRSWGRWPQEALALAAGEGASSAAGGAALEAPEEKMVYTRRQQPPEACLQTGRPAARRRRHGARTVAVGQRKMPPPPPPSREDSSHRKPMAPGPSSGGCTLEESGRAATPTLTTCPTIRGVGDVWVQSSLAEARRQARQVLGVNLEPVVRLRRFPVPGREMQATAARPLSPGTGCAWRDEPGTAGTASPSALYGRRSTRWSRPAPSRCGAAFWDSGAAVPSAASQHRVCGGRGPLDRKGGPLSS; encoded by the exons atgagaagaaggaggaatAAAGAGGTGGAGGTTGTGGGtctaggaggagaaaaagaggatgagggagagaaggatgtaAAGACTGCCAGCAATAGACAAG CAAGAAGAAGCTGGGGGCGCTGGCCCCAGGAGGCCCTGGCCCTGGCAGCAGGGGAAGGAGCCTCTAGCGCTGCAGGAGGGGCCGCCCTGGAGGCGCCTGAGGAGAAGATGGTGTACACGCGGAGGCAGCAGCCCCCGGAGGCCTGCCTCCAGACGGGCCGGCCAGCTGCCAGGCGGAGGCGCCACGGAGCCCGGACGGTGGCGGTCGGCCAGAGGAAGatgccgcccccgccgccgccctcccGCGAAGACAGCAGCCACCGCAAGCCCATGGCCCCCGGGCCCTCCTCCGGGGGCTGCACCctggaggagagtgggagggcggCCACCCCGACGCTGACCACCTGCCCCACCATTCGCGGAGTGGGCGACGTGTGGGTCCAGAGCAGCCTGGCAGAAGCGCGGCGCCAGGCGCGCCAAGTCCTGGGAGTGAACCTGGAACCCGTGGTGAGACTCCGCCGCTTCCCAGTGCCTGGGCGTGAGATGCAGGCCACCGCCGCGCGACCTCTCAGCCCCGGGACGGGTTGTGCCTGGAGGGATGAACCAGGGACAGCCGGGACCGCGTCCCCTAGTGCACTTTATGGGCGAAGAAGCACCAGATGGTCCCGGCCAGCGCCCTCGAGATGCGGCGCCGCCTTCTGGGACTCCGGGGCAGCTgtgccctctgctgcctcccagcaCCGGGTCTGCGGAGGGAGGGGACCCCTGGACCGCAAGGGAGGTCCCCTTTCTTCCTAA